One region of Microbacterium rhizosphaerae genomic DNA includes:
- a CDS encoding DUF5597 domain-containing protein yields MTTPRWRIADTQLLFDDRPVLLLGGQLHNSTSSSIGGIAEGLRHVRELGGNTVVAPVCWDLTEPVEGEFDFSLVEALLTQADANDLRLVLLWFGAYKNAGSTYAPRWVRADTQRFPRARTSGQIRPAFTYEGQTPSPVLSVFSPELREADARAFEALMSFVAGNELRDRVAMVQIENEIGLLADSRDRSELAAAAWGADVPEAFLAFLDTAPASIAAGLWREAGAPRSGSWSELLGDGWEADEVFMAWAFASYVEALAVRGAAVWPVPFYVNAWLGPQPGQDRAGRYPSGGPASRVLDVWRAAAPSLATRSPDIYIDDAAGVMDAYVADGSPLFVPECRLRAGDAVLSIARGALGWSAFGIDDARAGGQVSQLLEQLTQLEELVTTAQRDGRLAGVVLEPAADYAEVDLGGYRLVGRGTRALFGRMLLDVGVAELPATPELPAETMDGARITSAHDTRPLALVVAEDSDAFLVIGEGLTIDFFHDDGTVEIDSVVAGRFEAGEWMPRAVLNGDERLVVLPTDGIGVVRIRVLRL; encoded by the coding sequence GTGACCACCCCGCGCTGGCGCATCGCCGACACGCAGCTGCTGTTCGACGACCGGCCCGTCCTCCTGCTCGGCGGCCAGCTGCACAACTCGACCTCCTCGAGCATCGGCGGGATCGCCGAAGGACTCCGGCACGTGCGCGAGCTCGGCGGCAACACGGTCGTCGCGCCCGTCTGCTGGGACCTCACCGAGCCGGTCGAGGGCGAGTTCGACTTCTCGCTCGTCGAGGCCCTGCTGACCCAGGCCGACGCGAACGACCTCCGCCTTGTCCTGCTGTGGTTCGGTGCGTACAAGAACGCGGGTTCGACCTACGCACCGCGCTGGGTCCGGGCTGACACGCAGCGGTTTCCGCGCGCTCGCACGAGCGGTCAGATCAGGCCGGCGTTCACATACGAGGGCCAGACGCCCTCGCCCGTGCTGAGCGTCTTCTCGCCCGAGCTGCGCGAGGCGGATGCGCGCGCATTCGAGGCGTTGATGTCCTTCGTCGCCGGGAACGAGTTGCGCGATCGCGTCGCGATGGTGCAGATCGAGAACGAGATCGGACTTCTGGCGGACAGCCGCGACCGCAGCGAGCTCGCCGCGGCGGCGTGGGGCGCCGACGTCCCGGAGGCGTTCCTCGCCTTCCTTGACACCGCGCCGGCGTCGATCGCCGCGGGACTGTGGCGCGAGGCCGGCGCGCCGCGATCGGGTTCGTGGTCTGAACTGCTCGGCGACGGCTGGGAGGCCGACGAGGTCTTCATGGCGTGGGCGTTCGCCTCCTACGTCGAGGCGCTCGCAGTGCGCGGCGCCGCCGTCTGGCCCGTTCCCTTCTACGTCAACGCGTGGCTCGGTCCGCAGCCCGGCCAGGACCGCGCCGGTCGGTACCCGAGCGGCGGACCGGCGAGCCGCGTGCTCGACGTCTGGCGCGCCGCGGCGCCGAGCCTGGCCACGCGGTCGCCAGACATCTACATCGACGATGCGGCCGGTGTCATGGACGCATATGTCGCCGACGGAAGCCCGCTGTTCGTCCCGGAGTGCCGGCTGCGTGCCGGGGACGCCGTTCTGTCGATCGCCCGCGGAGCCCTCGGCTGGTCGGCGTTCGGCATCGACGACGCACGCGCGGGCGGCCAGGTCTCGCAGCTGCTCGAACAGCTCACCCAACTCGAAGAGCTCGTCACGACGGCCCAGCGCGACGGCCGGCTCGCCGGCGTCGTCCTCGAGCCCGCTGCGGACTACGCCGAGGTCGACCTCGGCGGCTACCGGCTCGTCGGCCGCGGCACACGCGCGCTCTTCGGGCGGATGCTGCTCGACGTCGGCGTCGCCGAGCTGCCGGCGACGCCCGAGCTGCCGGCCGAGACGATGGACGGCGCCAGGATCACCTCAGCGCACGACACGCGCCCGCTCGCACTCGTCGTCGCCGAGGACAGTGACGCCTTCCTCGTGATCGGGGAGGGCCTCACGATCGACTTCTTCCACGACGACGGCACGGTCGAGATCGATTCCGTCGTCGCCGGTCGGTTCGAGGCGGGGGAGTGGATGCCGCGAGCCGTCCTGAACGGCGACGAGCGGCTGGTCGTGCTGCCGACGGACGGGATCGGCGTGGTCCGCATCCGGGTCCTCCGCCTCTGA
- a CDS encoding alpha/beta hydrolase yields the protein MTDSEFDIRSLPFPEALRWLRENGEPADPRTDIDTGSLRRRFPRLANVETHDLTIETPYGAQPARAYRDNSADSSGRGLVWVHGGAFIGGYLDMPESNWVALELAARGIPVLAVDYSKCLGDVHYPVPSDDVIAAWEYGLAHSADLLGVGPEALYLGGASAGGALTSGAAARLRDGGGTVPAGLVLVYPVAHPDGAHPGSIPDPAAPHAQLSLNYAGSAEALYDPHVFAGLGSGEGFPRTIVVVCEHDGLRPSGEAFAALLDEGGVDVTLHLEPGADHAHINEPSDPTALPTIEVIAAWMRA from the coding sequence ATGACCGACAGCGAGTTCGACATCCGCTCACTGCCGTTTCCGGAGGCCCTGCGGTGGCTGCGTGAGAACGGCGAGCCCGCCGACCCGCGCACCGACATCGACACCGGGTCGCTGCGACGCCGCTTCCCACGGCTGGCGAACGTCGAGACGCACGACCTGACGATCGAGACCCCGTATGGCGCGCAGCCCGCCCGCGCGTACCGCGATAACAGCGCGGACTCCTCCGGTCGAGGACTCGTGTGGGTGCACGGGGGAGCGTTCATCGGCGGGTACCTCGACATGCCCGAGTCGAACTGGGTCGCGCTCGAGCTCGCGGCTCGCGGCATCCCGGTGCTCGCCGTCGACTATTCGAAGTGCCTCGGCGATGTCCACTACCCGGTGCCCTCGGACGACGTCATCGCGGCCTGGGAGTACGGCCTCGCGCACTCGGCTGACCTCCTGGGCGTCGGCCCCGAAGCGCTCTACCTCGGCGGGGCGAGCGCGGGCGGCGCGCTGACCTCGGGCGCGGCCGCGCGGCTGCGCGACGGCGGCGGGACCGTCCCGGCCGGGCTGGTGCTCGTGTATCCCGTCGCGCACCCCGACGGCGCGCATCCGGGTTCCATCCCGGATCCGGCCGCGCCGCACGCCCAGCTGTCGCTGAACTACGCGGGCTCCGCCGAGGCGCTGTACGATCCGCACGTGTTCGCCGGGCTGGGGTCGGGCGAGGGCTTCCCGCGCACGATCGTGGTGGTCTGCGAGCACGACGGCCTCCGTCCGTCCGGCGAGGCCTTCGCGGCGCTGCTCGACGAGGGCGGCGTTGACGTGACTCTGCATCTCGAGCCAGGTGCGGACCACGCGCACATCAATGAGCCGTCGGATCCGACGGCGCTCCCCACGATCGAGGTGATCGCGGCATGGATGCGCGCGTGA
- a CDS encoding C-glycoside deglycosidase beta subunit domain-containing protein: MPNGLIDDASLRTHPDGFALALTIPWYRSLWLSSVTTLWVSIDGVDVPQDDLTFELDGVRYAIADLPAQSDVLWYLQSHPLLIVRRDAAVALGETHDIVIHGELRLPYMQIVPGENGGAGLYVPNIVHQVLTLTATDRDPEPPVLETGIAPPPPATDADPFQLGLTLYSASAEFRAGWFDFDGLLDRVAELGIGPGIEIVASQMVPTYPVVSDDFVRTWREAFDRHGFDASSFGANLDMGRRRDRDMTPDEEFAFSELMFQGAKKLGFPLVRIQSAKPELLRRLLPIAEQLDLKLAYEIHAPMGPNAEPILKVRDTFAELDSPLLGFVADFSATMHAMSPTLLRAVRRAGLDEGGVQRMQDIWATDAPMRDRQEEFIGYLRNRDFDPGRLGSFAHLAFNMHGHVDPHEWADIMPQILHVHAKFYDIDEDGQEPAIDYPELVRVFVEGGYRGYWSSEWEGHAFAELGEVDPLLLVRKQHDLIRRAMHAVAAPV; encoded by the coding sequence ATGCCGAACGGACTGATCGACGACGCGAGCCTGCGCACGCACCCCGACGGGTTCGCGCTGGCGCTGACCATCCCCTGGTACCGCAGCCTCTGGCTGTCGTCCGTGACCACCCTCTGGGTCTCGATCGACGGCGTCGATGTGCCGCAGGACGACCTGACGTTCGAGCTCGACGGCGTACGGTACGCCATCGCCGACCTTCCCGCGCAGAGCGACGTGCTCTGGTACCTGCAGTCGCACCCGCTCCTGATCGTGCGGCGTGATGCCGCGGTCGCGCTCGGCGAGACGCACGACATCGTGATCCACGGCGAATTGCGGTTGCCATACATGCAGATCGTTCCGGGCGAGAACGGCGGAGCCGGCCTCTATGTGCCGAACATCGTCCACCAGGTGCTCACCCTCACCGCGACCGATCGCGATCCCGAGCCCCCGGTGCTCGAGACGGGCATCGCGCCGCCCCCGCCCGCCACGGACGCCGACCCCTTCCAGCTGGGTCTCACGCTCTACTCGGCTTCGGCCGAGTTCAGGGCGGGGTGGTTCGACTTCGACGGCCTCCTCGATCGCGTCGCCGAGCTCGGGATCGGGCCGGGCATCGAGATCGTGGCATCGCAGATGGTGCCGACGTATCCCGTCGTGTCGGACGACTTCGTGCGTACGTGGCGCGAGGCGTTCGACCGCCACGGATTCGACGCGAGCTCGTTCGGTGCCAACCTCGACATGGGCAGGCGGCGCGATCGCGACATGACCCCGGACGAGGAGTTCGCCTTCAGCGAGCTCATGTTCCAGGGCGCGAAGAAGCTCGGATTCCCCTTGGTGCGCATCCAATCCGCCAAGCCCGAGCTGCTGCGGCGCCTGCTGCCCATCGCGGAGCAGCTGGATCTCAAGCTCGCGTACGAGATCCACGCCCCGATGGGCCCGAACGCCGAGCCGATCCTGAAGGTGCGCGACACCTTCGCCGAGCTCGACTCGCCCCTCCTCGGGTTCGTCGCCGACTTCTCCGCGACGATGCACGCCATGTCGCCGACGCTGCTGCGCGCCGTTCGCCGCGCAGGATTGGACGAGGGGGGCGTCCAGCGGATGCAGGACATCTGGGCCACCGATGCCCCGATGCGCGACCGCCAGGAGGAGTTCATCGGCTACCTGCGCAACCGGGACTTCGACCCCGGGCGTCTCGGCTCGTTCGCGCACCTGGCCTTCAACATGCACGGGCACGTCGACCCGCACGAGTGGGCCGACATCATGCCGCAGATCCTGCACGTGCACGCGAAGTTCTACGACATCGACGAGGACGGCCAGGAGCCTGCGATCGACTACCCGGAGCTCGTCAGGGTCTTCGTCGAGGGCGGATACCGCGGCTACTGGTCGAGCGAGTGGGAGGGCCACGCGTTCGCCGAGCTCGGCGAGGTCGACCCGCTGCTGCTCGTCCGCAAGCAGCACGACCTCATCCGCCGCGCGATGCACGCTGTGGCGGCCCCCGTATGA
- a CDS encoding GMC oxidoreductase yields the protein MSTPPTVVVVGSGPIGSAYARVLLESSPDLRVVMFEAGPQLTERPGASVRNIVDPAEKERAREMSQGPQSGAYRESLGIPAGAVVEGMFTARGGTFLLDFGGEGSAHAATFPAVAAATNVGGQGAHWTCATPAPAFSEKVPFIPDEEWDDLISEAERLLHVQGAAFADSAIGAGIRTLLDREFGARLPAGYGVGTLPVAGDPQPDGTMVWAGADVVLGPLIEPGTPESERFELRDLTLVRRIEHENGVVTGVAVEGLRTRETSVIPADLVVVAADAFRSPQLLWASGIRPAALGRYLTEHHVVISTVALDGERMRELVSDEELADELARRAQNAADPVAAVNRIPFSEPDHPFSLQVMYAENPPFALDPAHPHAGNRWGYVNMGYGVRKHPRVEDGVRFDDGELDYRGFPNMTIEYALTDVENDEIALATEHLRRAGGALGTFVAEPRLLPNGSSLHYMGTMRMGETDDGTSVADPYSRVWGTENLVVGGNALIPTANTMNPTLMSVALAVRGARKAAEQLSASRAAERVS from the coding sequence ATGTCCACCCCACCCACCGTCGTCGTCGTCGGCAGCGGCCCGATCGGCTCCGCGTACGCGCGGGTGCTGCTCGAGTCGTCGCCCGACCTCCGCGTCGTCATGTTCGAGGCCGGTCCGCAGCTGACCGAGCGCCCGGGCGCCAGCGTGCGCAACATCGTCGACCCCGCCGAGAAGGAGCGGGCGCGCGAGATGTCGCAGGGCCCGCAGTCGGGCGCGTACCGCGAGTCGCTGGGCATCCCGGCCGGAGCCGTCGTCGAGGGCATGTTCACCGCCCGCGGCGGCACGTTCCTGCTCGACTTCGGCGGTGAGGGCTCGGCGCACGCCGCGACCTTCCCCGCGGTCGCGGCCGCCACGAACGTCGGCGGCCAGGGCGCCCACTGGACGTGCGCGACACCGGCGCCCGCCTTCAGCGAGAAGGTGCCGTTCATCCCGGACGAGGAGTGGGACGACCTCATCTCGGAGGCCGAGCGCCTGCTGCACGTGCAGGGCGCCGCGTTCGCCGACTCGGCGATCGGGGCCGGCATCCGGACCCTGCTCGATCGCGAGTTCGGCGCGAGGCTGCCCGCGGGCTACGGCGTCGGCACGCTGCCCGTCGCCGGCGACCCGCAGCCCGACGGAACGATGGTCTGGGCCGGTGCCGACGTCGTGCTCGGTCCGCTCATCGAGCCGGGCACGCCCGAGTCGGAGCGCTTCGAGCTGCGCGATCTGACCCTCGTCCGTCGCATCGAGCACGAGAACGGGGTCGTGACCGGCGTCGCGGTCGAGGGCCTGCGCACTCGCGAGACCTCTGTCATCCCGGCGGATCTCGTCGTCGTCGCCGCAGACGCCTTCCGCTCGCCGCAGCTGCTGTGGGCGTCCGGCATCCGTCCCGCCGCCCTCGGTCGCTACCTCACCGAGCATCACGTCGTCATCAGCACCGTCGCCCTCGACGGCGAGCGGATGCGCGAGCTCGTCTCCGACGAGGAGCTCGCCGACGAGCTCGCCCGTCGTGCGCAGAACGCCGCCGATCCGGTTGCGGCGGTCAACCGCATCCCGTTCTCCGAGCCCGACCACCCGTTCTCGCTGCAGGTCATGTACGCCGAGAACCCGCCGTTCGCGCTCGACCCGGCCCACCCGCACGCCGGGAACCGCTGGGGCTACGTGAACATGGGCTACGGGGTGCGCAAGCATCCCCGTGTCGAGGACGGCGTGCGCTTCGACGACGGCGAACTCGATTACCGCGGGTTCCCGAACATGACGATCGAGTACGCGCTCACCGACGTCGAGAACGACGAGATCGCGCTCGCGACCGAGCACCTGCGCCGCGCGGGCGGCGCGCTCGGCACGTTCGTCGCGGAGCCGAGGCTGCTGCCGAACGGCTCGAGCCTGCACTACATGGGCACGATGCGCATGGGCGAGACGGATGACGGCACCTCGGTGGCCGATCCGTACTCGCGCGTCTGGGGCACCGAGAACCTCGTGGTCGGCGGCAACGCGCTCATCCCGACGGCCAACACGATGAACCCGACGCTCATGAGCGTCGCGCTCGCCGTACGCGGTGCCCGCAAGGCCGCGGAGCAGCTGAGCGCGTCGCGCGCGGCCGAGCGCGTGAGCTGA
- a CDS encoding TetR/AcrR family transcriptional regulator gives MLIISDLVGRRNCGVDTHDLGAPCHSTFRNAAGHVRADVRIPDDVVERYGGGFIGMLRPDLYRRMLAALPEGMLHVHTEVAEIADRGDHVELTLKGGSTVRTPLLVGADGIDSTVRTHVWGASPKREHRLQIIGGYCPMSDVAPSASSIREPQQARSRASWLRVVAAGRDLLAEGGYDALTISEVCRRAGVTAPSIYARVDGRAGLLRAVYEDVMQDVVASEDELFGSTEPSVAGAVGAAATVFDRHSALMGAIIRQAVEDPWLLSHGAMTSRRLRSRIAGALHARSAEAAASAARVVYEACVFRTIYGPTFWSDEPETLDEFCARLTRVAEGVLGDG, from the coding sequence ATGCTGATCATCAGCGACCTTGTGGGTCGCCGGAACTGTGGCGTCGACACGCACGACCTCGGCGCTCCGTGCCACTCGACGTTCCGCAACGCGGCGGGTCACGTGCGAGCAGATGTCCGGATCCCGGACGACGTCGTCGAGCGCTACGGGGGCGGATTCATCGGGATGCTGCGACCCGACCTGTACCGACGCATGCTGGCGGCCCTCCCGGAAGGCATGCTGCATGTCCACACGGAGGTCGCCGAGATCGCCGACCGGGGCGACCACGTCGAGCTGACGCTGAAGGGCGGGTCGACCGTCCGCACACCGCTGCTCGTCGGCGCGGATGGCATCGATTCGACGGTGCGGACGCACGTGTGGGGCGCCTCCCCGAAGAGAGAGCACCGCCTGCAGATCATCGGCGGCTACTGCCCGATGAGTGACGTCGCGCCGTCGGCGAGCAGCATCCGCGAACCCCAGCAGGCGCGCAGCCGGGCCAGCTGGCTCCGGGTGGTCGCGGCGGGGCGCGACCTGCTCGCCGAAGGCGGCTATGACGCCCTCACCATCAGCGAGGTCTGCCGCCGCGCCGGTGTGACGGCCCCGTCGATCTACGCGCGCGTGGACGGTCGGGCGGGGCTCTTGCGCGCCGTGTACGAAGACGTCATGCAGGATGTCGTGGCCTCGGAGGACGAGCTCTTCGGGTCTACCGAGCCGTCGGTTGCCGGAGCAGTGGGGGCCGCCGCGACCGTGTTCGACCGCCACTCCGCGCTGATGGGGGCGATCATCCGACAGGCCGTGGAGGACCCGTGGCTGCTCTCGCACGGTGCGATGACCTCCCGGCGACTGCGGTCGCGGATCGCGGGTGCGTTACATGCGCGGAGCGCCGAGGCTGCCGCATCCGCCGCTCGTGTCGTCTACGAGGCGTGCGTCTTCCGCACCATCTACGGACCGACGTTCTGGTCGGACGAGCCCGAGACGCTCGACGAGTTCTGCGCGCGTCTCACCCGCGTCGCCGAAGGAGTCCTCGGGGACGGGTGA
- a CDS encoding sugar phosphate isomerase/epimerase family protein, which translates to MSTDNLPFGLGVSLYSYTEDLGVTMTVEDCIEDVADLGAKGLEILGEGHIADYPNPSTAWIDAWFARNERLGLTPTLYGSWIDTRRFPGRGMTAAEGAAQLALDLRLAGRLGFSFVRPKIGVISGDLQVDPIWQEAVERNLELAEELGIVICPEIHWPTVIRSPVVEEYLEFKERTGTSQFGLLIDTGVFDVQRFHARGGSASFRMGDGGAMPPDVPFVPVSDLAEVMEHTVYFQAKFYEVDDDLVDHYLPWREIIDVVVDSGYTGWLSSEYEGHHVPYRAADQLRRQHALIRSIAAERTER; encoded by the coding sequence ATGAGCACCGACAACCTGCCCTTCGGTCTCGGCGTCTCGCTCTACAGCTACACCGAGGACCTCGGAGTGACGATGACCGTGGAGGACTGCATCGAGGATGTCGCCGACCTCGGCGCGAAGGGCCTCGAGATCCTCGGCGAGGGCCATATCGCCGACTACCCGAACCCCTCGACCGCATGGATCGACGCCTGGTTCGCGCGGAACGAGCGCCTCGGCCTCACGCCCACGCTGTACGGCTCGTGGATCGACACCCGCCGGTTCCCAGGACGCGGGATGACGGCCGCCGAGGGGGCCGCGCAGCTCGCACTCGACCTGCGCCTGGCCGGGCGGCTCGGCTTCTCGTTCGTCCGCCCGAAGATCGGCGTGATCTCGGGCGACCTGCAGGTCGACCCGATCTGGCAGGAGGCCGTCGAGCGCAACCTCGAGCTCGCTGAGGAGCTCGGCATCGTCATCTGCCCCGAGATCCACTGGCCGACGGTCATCAGGTCCCCGGTGGTCGAGGAGTACCTCGAGTTCAAGGAGCGGACCGGCACCTCGCAGTTCGGCCTGCTGATCGACACCGGCGTCTTCGACGTCCAGCGGTTCCATGCACGTGGCGGCAGCGCGTCGTTCCGCATGGGTGATGGGGGAGCGATGCCGCCGGACGTCCCGTTCGTGCCGGTGTCGGACCTCGCCGAGGTCATGGAGCACACGGTGTACTTCCAGGCCAAGTTCTACGAGGTGGACGACGACCTCGTCGACCACTACCTCCCGTGGCGCGAGATCATCGACGTCGTCGTCGACTCGGGCTACACCGGCTGGCTGTCGAGCGAGTACGAGGGGCACCACGTGCCCTATCGCGCCGCCGACCAGCTGCGCCGGCAGCACGCCCTGATCCGCTCCATCGCGGCCGAACGAACGGAGAGATGA
- a CDS encoding GDSL-type esterase/lipase family protein has translation MNQETADLVRASLHGAVDVEVSATGLTPLRLPARARAQSDSDWMRIAAEQASGVRCEFRTAATWIELTVETTGLYLPWVPAQARWAVFSATVDGEPVDDARVTGGSELHLAEPGGPRFVQGEPAVVRFELGGTGVEERRVVVWLPQTDTVEIRDARADAPLRPAEPRDQLRWWHHGSSISHCIEAATPRGVWPVAAADQLGLDVTNLGFAANAHLDQFTARAMRDSGADLLSLKIGINIVRGDTMKRRTFVPAVHGFLDTIRDGAPTAPILVVSPIICPMHEDTPGPTVTDPETGERHGTPSQTTDVFEPPLSLRSVRGILRDIVQTRASEDPALFYLDGRDLFGADDLGELPDGLHPSPAGYLLIAERFAGSPVVSEWIAAARPDTRVRNEMDAETPRMTGRISA, from the coding sequence ATGAATCAGGAGACTGCAGACCTCGTTCGGGCAAGCCTGCATGGAGCTGTCGACGTCGAGGTCAGCGCGACCGGTCTGACACCGTTGCGGTTGCCGGCGCGCGCTCGGGCCCAGTCCGACTCGGACTGGATGCGGATCGCGGCTGAGCAGGCCTCGGGGGTGCGCTGCGAGTTCCGTACGGCGGCGACGTGGATCGAGCTCACGGTGGAGACGACCGGTCTGTATCTGCCCTGGGTTCCCGCGCAGGCGCGGTGGGCGGTGTTCTCCGCGACGGTCGACGGCGAGCCCGTCGACGATGCCCGCGTGACGGGTGGATCCGAGCTGCATCTGGCGGAGCCCGGCGGACCGCGATTCGTGCAGGGCGAGCCGGCCGTCGTGCGGTTCGAGCTCGGTGGGACGGGTGTCGAGGAGCGCCGGGTCGTCGTGTGGTTACCGCAGACCGACACCGTCGAGATCCGCGATGCGCGAGCCGATGCGCCGCTCCGGCCCGCCGAGCCCCGTGACCAGCTGCGCTGGTGGCATCACGGCAGCTCGATCAGCCACTGCATCGAGGCGGCGACACCTCGTGGTGTGTGGCCTGTCGCTGCGGCCGACCAGCTGGGGCTGGACGTCACGAATCTCGGCTTCGCGGCCAACGCCCATCTGGATCAATTCACCGCCCGGGCGATGAGGGACTCGGGCGCGGACCTCCTCAGCCTGAAGATCGGCATCAACATCGTCCGTGGTGACACCATGAAGCGGCGCACGTTCGTCCCCGCCGTGCACGGTTTCCTCGACACGATCCGCGATGGCGCTCCGACGGCGCCGATTCTCGTGGTCTCGCCGATCATCTGCCCGATGCACGAGGACACACCGGGCCCGACTGTCACCGACCCGGAGACCGGTGAGCGGCACGGAACGCCGAGCCAGACGACCGACGTCTTCGAACCGCCCCTGTCCCTGCGCTCGGTTCGCGGGATTCTGCGAGACATCGTCCAGACCCGGGCGTCGGAAGACCCCGCACTGTTCTATCTGGATGGGCGTGATCTCTTCGGCGCGGACGACCTCGGGGAGCTGCCCGATGGCCTGCATCCCAGCCCGGCCGGGTACCTGCTGATCGCCGAGCGGTTCGCGGGATCGCCCGTCGTCTCCGAATGGATCGCGGCTGCTCGGCCAGACACCCGGGTACGGAATGAGATGGATGCGGAGACACCGCGTATGACAGGGAGAATCTCGGCATGA
- a CDS encoding C-glycoside deglycosidase beta subunit domain-containing protein, whose protein sequence is MLEEQLIQAAGFRNVGPDAAPTGFQLRVRSPYYRGLWGSLIERPTVTVDGEEFAGDDTLWTLPTGEYTFAELQRSPDARWPMDAPAVLTVPKPGGLARGIHEVTLELRLRMSYIPEELQPSIWTATRKAVIVR, encoded by the coding sequence ATGCTCGAAGAACAGCTGATCCAGGCCGCCGGATTCCGCAACGTCGGACCGGATGCCGCGCCCACCGGCTTCCAGCTGCGCGTGCGCAGCCCGTACTACCGCGGTCTGTGGGGAAGCCTCATCGAGAGGCCGACGGTCACCGTGGACGGCGAGGAGTTCGCCGGCGACGACACCCTCTGGACCCTCCCCACCGGCGAGTACACCTTCGCCGAGCTGCAGAGATCGCCCGACGCGCGCTGGCCGATGGACGCGCCGGCGGTGCTCACGGTTCCGAAGCCCGGCGGGCTGGCCCGCGGCATCCACGAGGTGACGCTCGAACTGCGCCTGCGCATGTCGTACATCCCGGAAGAGCTCCAGCCCTCCATCTGGACCGCGACCCGAAAGGCGGTGATCGTCCGATGA
- a CDS encoding MFS transporter, translating into MPLSPLRFRLLVASLLTVSFLGALDNTVVTTALATVAGQLGALEQMGWIVVGYTLASTVLLPVLGRLGDRIGPRAVFLASLAVFILASVGCGFARDFGWLIAARVVQGMSSAGLQLMSQTIVAKTTTPIQRPKYLAIIGAAFPIAILIGPVLGGLITDYWGWPWVFWVNVPVGLMALAFAIIAVPHLEPGEAERFDIAGSVALTIALVAVVLAVTWMGSRGPGSILALTAGILALVVFFVVELRTPAPIVPLRLFADRTIAAGTVVSAIVGVGLFSITAYLPTYFQMAYRTSATVSGLVPIATVFGMLVANLATGWLVSRTGHYRPYPIAGTAIGAAGLAVMALLPGGLPLWVPMTVMAVVGLGTGAFMSLIVAVVQSAAPTRDTGTITATVNLVRQVGSTVATAIIGALIGLGVAALLPGGLDAATLTPAVAHAAAPELQAQVAEIYHRVFAPIFAGLAVTYAIGVVAAALLPNRRLSDHPDPTMGGAVAVAVAVAVPEPEAA; encoded by the coding sequence ATGCCGCTATCACCGCTGAGATTCCGCCTCCTCGTCGCATCGCTCCTGACCGTCTCGTTCCTCGGAGCGCTGGACAACACGGTCGTGACCACGGCCCTCGCCACGGTCGCCGGCCAGCTCGGCGCGCTCGAGCAGATGGGCTGGATCGTCGTCGGCTACACGCTGGCGAGCACCGTGCTGCTGCCCGTCCTCGGGCGCCTCGGCGACCGGATCGGCCCGCGCGCTGTCTTCCTCGCCTCGCTGGCCGTATTCATCCTCGCGTCGGTCGGCTGCGGCTTCGCCCGTGATTTCGGCTGGCTGATCGCGGCCCGGGTCGTGCAGGGCATGAGCTCTGCAGGCCTCCAGCTGATGTCGCAGACGATCGTCGCCAAGACGACCACCCCGATCCAGCGGCCGAAGTACCTCGCGATCATCGGCGCCGCGTTCCCCATCGCCATCCTCATCGGCCCCGTGCTCGGCGGGCTGATCACCGACTACTGGGGGTGGCCGTGGGTGTTCTGGGTGAACGTGCCCGTGGGGCTTATGGCGCTCGCGTTCGCGATCATCGCCGTGCCGCACCTCGAGCCGGGCGAAGCCGAGCGCTTCGACATCGCCGGCTCCGTGGCCCTGACCATCGCGCTCGTCGCAGTCGTGCTCGCCGTCACGTGGATGGGAAGCCGCGGCCCGGGCAGCATCCTGGCCCTCACCGCCGGCATCCTGGCCCTCGTCGTCTTCTTCGTCGTCGAGCTGCGCACGCCCGCGCCGATCGTGCCGCTGCGGCTCTTCGCCGACCGCACGATCGCCGCCGGCACGGTCGTCTCGGCGATCGTCGGCGTCGGGCTCTTCTCGATCACCGCATACCTGCCGACGTACTTCCAGATGGCGTACCGGACCAGCGCGACGGTGTCCGGTCTCGTGCCGATCGCGACGGTGTTCGGGATGCTCGTCGCCAACCTCGCGACCGGATGGCTCGTCAGCCGCACGGGCCACTACCGTCCGTACCCCATAGCGGGCACGGCGATCGGGGCAGCCGGGCTCGCCGTGATGGCGCTGTTGCCCGGCGGCCTGCCGCTGTGGGTGCCGATGACCGTCATGGCCGTCGTCGGACTCGGCACCGGCGCCTTCATGAGCCTCATCGTCGCCGTCGTGCAGAGCGCGGCACCGACCCGCGACACCGGCACGATCACGGCGACGGTCAACCTCGTCCGCCAGGTCGGCTCGACCGTGGCCACCGCGATCATCGGCGCGCTCATCGGTCTCGGCGTCGCCGCCCTTCTACCCGGCGGACTGGATGCCGCGACCCTGACGCCGGCGGTGGCCCATGCCGCCGCGCCCGAGCTGCAGGCGCAGGTCGCGGAGATCTACCACCGCGTGTTCGCGCCGATCTTCGCCGGCCTCGCCGTCACCTACGCGATCGGCGTCGTCGCCGCCGCCCTGCTGCCGAACCGGCGGCTTTCCGACCACCCCGACCCGACCATGGGCGGCGCCGTCGCCGTCGCCGTCGCCGTCGCCGTGCCCGAACCCGAAGCCGCGTAG